Proteins encoded together in one Rubripirellula reticaptiva window:
- a CDS encoding sugar porter family MFS transporter: protein MNQRLFYWSLTAALAGFLFGFDAVVISGADKTIQSLWELGDMQHGLAMSMALWGTVIGSLVGSWPTDRFGRTRTLLSIGILYFVSAIWSGLADDVYSFMIARFIGGLGVGISTVAAPLYISEIAPPEHRGRLTGMFQFNIVFGILIAFVSNKLLGGIGENAWRWMLGVEAFPALIYTAMCFGLPESPRWLIGRKEDREAGANVLKLIHPNAADTEIEAKVDEIAKVSHEAISTGGFWSTRLKTPIMLAFLIAFFNQLSGINAILFFAPRIFELTGLGEEAALLQSIGIGITNLIFTFVGLWLIDRLGRRTLLYIGSFGYIASLGLCSWAFFTESFSIVPACIFAFIAAHAVGQGAVIWVFISEIFPNRHRAQGQSLGSFTHWIFAALLTLFFPSMVAMTDPGYIFGFFCFMMVLQLVWVKVMVPETNGRPLEDIEHNLETSR from the coding sequence GTGAATCAACGCCTTTTCTATTGGTCGCTGACAGCGGCGCTTGCCGGATTTCTTTTCGGCTTTGACGCGGTTGTAATTTCAGGAGCCGACAAGACCATTCAGTCGCTTTGGGAACTTGGCGACATGCAGCACGGATTGGCGATGAGCATGGCGTTGTGGGGGACGGTCATTGGGTCGCTCGTCGGAAGCTGGCCAACTGATCGTTTCGGCCGCACGAGAACATTACTGTCGATCGGCATTTTGTATTTCGTCTCTGCAATTTGGTCCGGGCTAGCCGACGACGTGTATTCGTTCATGATCGCACGGTTCATTGGCGGCCTGGGGGTTGGCATTTCTACGGTTGCCGCTCCACTCTACATTTCCGAAATTGCACCGCCCGAACATCGCGGTCGCTTGACCGGAATGTTTCAGTTCAACATCGTGTTTGGGATCCTAATCGCCTTCGTGTCCAACAAACTGCTGGGTGGGATTGGCGAGAACGCGTGGCGATGGATGCTGGGCGTCGAGGCGTTTCCGGCGTTAATCTACACGGCGATGTGTTTTGGTTTACCAGAAAGCCCTCGCTGGCTGATCGGCCGAAAAGAAGATCGCGAGGCCGGCGCGAACGTACTGAAACTGATTCACCCGAACGCAGCGGATACCGAAATTGAAGCGAAGGTGGATGAGATCGCAAAAGTTTCCCACGAGGCGATCAGCACCGGCGGTTTCTGGAGCACTCGTCTGAAGACGCCTATAATGCTTGCGTTTCTGATTGCGTTCTTCAACCAACTCTCTGGGATCAACGCCATCCTGTTCTTCGCACCGCGAATATTTGAACTTACTGGCCTGGGCGAGGAAGCGGCGCTACTGCAATCAATCGGCATTGGCATTACGAATTTGATTTTCACGTTCGTCGGCCTGTGGTTAATCGATCGACTTGGCCGCAGAACGTTGCTGTACATCGGATCGTTTGGTTACATCGCGTCTCTTGGACTGTGCTCGTGGGCGTTCTTCACAGAAAGCTTTTCAATTGTACCTGCGTGTATCTTCGCGTTCATCGCGGCGCACGCCGTTGGACAGGGAGCCGTGATTTGGGTATTCATTTCCGAAATTTTTCCCAACCGACATCGGGCTCAGGGTCAATCACTTGGCAGCTTCACACACTGGATCTTTGCGGCTCTGTTGACACTGTTCTTTCCATCCATGGTGGCGATGACTGACCCGGGCTACATCTTCGGGTTTTTCTGCTTCATGATGGTGCTCCAGCTCGTCTGGGTCAAAGTCATGGTGCCCGAAACCAATGGACGTCCGCTCGAGGACATCGAACACAACTTGGAGACATCCCGATGA
- a CDS encoding carbohydrate kinase family protein produces MNQPKIISLGEVLWDIFPDVERFGGAPANFASHAALAGGKVFMVSAVGDDARGRQAAMILGRYGVDTSLVQTIPGISTGAVGVELDKNGKPTYQIHENSAWDQIRWSDQLELASRNSDAVYFGTLGQRSELSRTTIRRCTETARSAGVPRILDINLRVPFFDDELIRDSIELASILKLSDEEISFVAAACGLSKVDDEQEILSQLLYQNSLDLVVVTRGADGATLVSKDETIQQSGFPTEVRDTVGAGDSFTATFVYGLLRGESHETSLRIACKKAAEVCGLPGAVPDLDN; encoded by the coding sequence ATGAATCAACCGAAAATCATCTCTTTAGGCGAAGTCCTTTGGGATATTTTCCCGGACGTTGAACGTTTTGGCGGAGCGCCCGCCAACTTTGCTTCGCATGCCGCGCTGGCAGGCGGCAAGGTATTCATGGTGAGCGCAGTGGGCGACGACGCCCGCGGTCGCCAGGCAGCAATGATCTTGGGTCGGTACGGTGTCGACACAAGTCTGGTGCAAACGATTCCAGGCATTTCGACCGGTGCTGTTGGAGTTGAGCTGGACAAGAATGGGAAACCGACGTATCAGATCCACGAAAACTCAGCGTGGGATCAAATCCGCTGGAGCGACCAATTAGAATTGGCATCAAGAAACTCGGATGCAGTCTACTTTGGAACTCTTGGACAGCGAAGCGAACTGTCGCGCACTACGATCCGTCGCTGCACCGAAACCGCACGCAGCGCGGGAGTACCGCGAATTCTAGACATCAATCTTCGTGTCCCATTTTTCGATGATGAACTGATCCGTGACTCGATCGAACTTGCGAGCATTCTGAAACTCAGTGACGAAGAAATTTCGTTTGTTGCAGCTGCGTGCGGATTATCCAAAGTTGACGACGAACAAGAGATTCTGTCTCAGCTTCTCTATCAAAACTCGCTTGATCTCGTCGTCGTGACACGTGGCGCCGACGGAGCCACTCTGGTTTCAAAGGACGAAACCATTCAACAATCCGGTTTCCCTACGGAAGTTCGCGATACCGTTGGCGCCGGTGATTCGTTCACCGCAACATTCGTGTACGGATTACTTCGAGGCGAATCGCACGAAACTTCGCTCCGCATAGCCTGCAAGAAGGCAGCGGAGGTCTGCGGACTTCCTGGCGCCGTCCCGGATCTCGACAACTGA
- a CDS encoding sulfatase, whose translation MKPFALKLPLCALVVLVLSTAPNSIRAENGSATRPNIVVFLVDDMGVMDTSLPFLTDASGQPKRYPLNDFYRTPNMEKLAATGIRFSNFYAMSVCSPTRASIMTGQNAARHHTTQWIAPEENNRGEFGPTDWNWEGLRKASITLPRIMQAVGYRTIHVGKAHFGPFDKEGADPINLGFDVNIGGRSIGAPGSYSGQQNYGNFVGKRKGRDRAVPHLEKYHGTDMHLTDALTIEAEAQIGDAVKNETPFFLYLAHYAVHSPHQSDPRFADHYSGGDRPKQLQNFATLIEGMDKSLGDLLASIRELGVGESTLILFLGDNGTDAPIGHQHAVACAAPLRGKKGSHYEGGMRVPFIAAWATPNAENPLQKQLPIPAGSIQSQMGNVCDLLPTIAEVTHIDPPAEHKLDGTSLTTLLCGKRDPDHSSEFLMHFPHEHRTNYFTSFRHGDWKVVHHDLLDEASKQPRYELFNLASDPFEQTNLADQKPDVLRRMMSELVASLEQHDAQYVTTPSGPQPPRLPSDKNDRR comes from the coding sequence ATGAAACCTTTTGCATTGAAATTACCGTTGTGCGCATTGGTTGTGTTAGTTCTCAGTACAGCCCCCAACTCGATTCGGGCAGAGAACGGATCCGCGACGCGGCCCAATATTGTCGTCTTCCTGGTTGACGATATGGGCGTGATGGATACTTCGCTGCCATTTCTGACAGACGCAAGCGGGCAGCCCAAGCGTTATCCGCTGAACGATTTCTATCGCACGCCGAACATGGAAAAGTTAGCAGCAACGGGGATTCGGTTCAGCAACTTTTATGCGATGAGCGTTTGTTCGCCAACTCGTGCGTCGATCATGACCGGGCAAAATGCGGCCCGACACCACACGACTCAGTGGATCGCCCCAGAAGAAAATAACCGCGGCGAGTTTGGTCCGACGGATTGGAATTGGGAAGGACTGCGAAAGGCTAGCATCACGCTACCCCGGATAATGCAGGCGGTTGGTTACCGAACCATTCATGTGGGTAAAGCCCACTTTGGCCCTTTCGACAAAGAGGGCGCCGATCCGATCAACTTGGGATTTGACGTCAACATAGGGGGACGTTCGATCGGTGCGCCGGGCTCTTATTCGGGGCAACAGAACTACGGAAACTTCGTTGGAAAGCGAAAGGGTAGAGATCGCGCCGTACCTCATTTGGAAAAGTACCATGGAACGGATATGCATCTGACCGATGCGCTGACGATCGAAGCCGAAGCACAGATTGGCGATGCCGTTAAAAACGAAACACCGTTCTTTCTTTATCTCGCTCACTACGCCGTTCATTCACCGCATCAATCTGACCCTCGCTTCGCTGATCACTATTCCGGTGGTGATCGTCCGAAGCAATTACAAAATTTTGCCACGCTGATCGAAGGCATGGATAAATCTCTCGGTGATCTGCTTGCTTCGATCCGCGAGCTTGGCGTCGGTGAAAGCACATTGATCCTATTCCTTGGCGATAACGGAACCGACGCTCCTATCGGACACCAACATGCTGTCGCTTGCGCCGCACCGCTGCGTGGCAAGAAAGGATCTCACTACGAAGGCGGCATGCGCGTTCCGTTCATCGCGGCCTGGGCTACACCCAACGCGGAAAACCCTTTGCAAAAACAACTGCCGATTCCGGCTGGCAGCATTCAATCGCAGATGGGCAACGTTTGTGATCTGCTGCCAACGATTGCCGAGGTGACGCACATTGATCCGCCGGCCGAACACAAGCTTGATGGAACATCGCTAACGACATTGCTGTGTGGCAAACGTGACCCGGATCACTCGAGTGAGTTTTTGATGCATTTTCCGCATGAGCATCGAACGAACTACTTCACGAGTTTTCGCCATGGCGATTGGAAGGTCGTTCATCACGATTTGCTTGACGAAGCATCGAAGCAACCGCGGTACGAACTGTTTAACCTAGCGAGCGATCCTTTCGAGCAAACAAACCTCGCCGATCAGAAACCGGACGTGCTGCGACGAATGATGAGCGAACTCGTCGCCAGTCTCGAACAGCATGATGCTCAGTACGTTACGACGCCATCCGGCCCGCAACCACCGCGATTGCCCAGTGATAAAAATGATCGGCGTTAG
- a CDS encoding sulfatase family protein has translation MFLGFVASVSCGNTAWSQETDASDETKVQSRPNFVLMIADDMNWDDCGAYGHPAIRTPNLDRLSSEGLRFKYAYLTTNSCSPSRASIITGRYPHNTGAEQLHWPIPAGSATFTSVLRGMGYYTAAAGKWHMGDFIRDHFDKVYEASTAGFVLPSGKDGEPPKMIAEQPSGCEDWERALEERDMSKPFCMWLAALDPHREYTDGALDPPHRAEDVIVPAHLPDTADVREDLRLYYDEIGRLDTYVGKVIAKLGEQGVADNTLVLFISDNGRPFPRDKTTLYDGGIRTPWIVRWPDRVAAGNTTDALVSSVDIAATFLELAQGDRESAAVAGFPSEGSSFARVLTDPAASHRDFAFAEDHWHDYEDHARCIVDQRFKLIRNDYLDLPPTPSADAGRGLSWQNMLKLESAGELTPEQKTCFRAPRPQWELFDLQRDPGELKNLIDNPAYASVVARMKSRLESWTAQTGDYIPSKRTPDEFDRVTGEPDHSVRVRPRRSKEETFGTNGKY, from the coding sequence TTGTTCTTGGGGTTCGTGGCGAGTGTGTCTTGCGGAAATACCGCTTGGTCCCAGGAAACCGATGCCAGCGATGAAACCAAGGTGCAATCGCGGCCCAACTTTGTGTTGATGATCGCTGATGACATGAACTGGGACGACTGCGGCGCGTATGGGCACCCTGCGATTCGCACTCCAAATCTCGATCGTCTTTCCAGTGAAGGTTTGCGATTCAAGTACGCCTATCTGACGACAAATTCGTGCAGTCCATCGCGGGCGAGCATCATCACCGGTCGGTATCCGCACAACACAGGTGCCGAACAATTGCACTGGCCGATTCCGGCCGGCAGTGCCACGTTCACTTCGGTGCTGCGAGGGATGGGGTACTACACCGCCGCGGCGGGGAAGTGGCACATGGGGGATTTCATTCGCGATCACTTTGACAAGGTTTACGAAGCGTCAACGGCAGGGTTCGTTCTGCCGTCTGGCAAAGATGGCGAGCCACCCAAGATGATTGCCGAGCAGCCGAGCGGCTGCGAAGACTGGGAACGAGCACTCGAGGAGCGCGATATGTCGAAGCCGTTTTGCATGTGGTTGGCCGCGCTCGATCCGCACCGCGAATACACCGACGGCGCGCTAGATCCACCGCATCGGGCCGAGGACGTCATCGTTCCTGCTCACTTGCCAGACACCGCGGATGTGCGCGAGGATTTGCGTTTGTATTACGACGAAATTGGACGGCTCGATACTTATGTCGGCAAAGTGATCGCGAAGCTGGGCGAACAGGGCGTCGCGGACAACACCCTTGTGTTATTTATCAGCGACAACGGACGTCCGTTTCCACGTGATAAGACGACCTTGTACGACGGCGGCATTCGAACGCCGTGGATCGTTCGTTGGCCGGACCGAGTCGCGGCCGGCAACACCACGGATGCACTGGTCAGCTCGGTGGACATTGCTGCGACGTTCTTGGAACTTGCCCAAGGCGATCGTGAATCTGCCGCCGTGGCTGGGTTCCCGAGTGAAGGGTCTAGTTTTGCCCGAGTGCTTACTGATCCGGCCGCATCTCATCGTGACTTTGCGTTCGCTGAAGATCATTGGCATGACTACGAAGATCACGCTCGTTGTATCGTTGACCAGCGTTTTAAATTGATTCGCAATGACTATCTGGATCTGCCTCCGACACCATCGGCGGATGCAGGTCGCGGCTTGTCATGGCAAAATATGTTGAAACTTGAAAGTGCTGGTGAATTGACACCTGAGCAGAAAACTTGTTTCCGCGCTCCTCGTCCGCAGTGGGAATTATTTGACCTGCAGCGCGATCCCGGCGAACTGAAAAACTTGATTGACAACCCGGCGTACGCGTCGGTGGTTGCGCGGATGAAGAGCCGCTTAGAATCCTGGACTGCTCAGACAGGCGACTACATCCCAAGCAAACGTACGCCGGATGAGTTCGACCGCGTCACTGGCGAACCGGACCATAGCGTCCGAGTCCGCCCGAGGCGTTCGAAGGAAGAAACATTCGGAACCAATGGTAAATATTGA
- a CDS encoding sulfatase family protein: protein MNPFLSMLNQMNNPRRISDGLGIIFIGLLFASCCGDACAVAEDAGDTIGSKPNVLWIMIEDWSPDLSCYGTKGIDTPHVDQLASQGIRYESAFTTSPVCSTSRSAMMTGFHQNYIRANQHREYDKQPLPHGIKPIPHLFQEAGYFTALMSNKTDCNFTPNTKSELFMGEDWSERKSDQPFFARITFGGTHRAWHRDPQRPIAIDDVELPPYYPDTPFVRRDWANGLEQMQLVDREVGALLKRLDDEGLADNTLVFFLGDHGRCHIRGKQFLYDGGIRIPLIMRWPGKVDAGQVSNDLVMSIDVCATILEAAGIEAPMPLHGKSLFSDEVKNRKYVFAARDKMDETHDSMRAIRSHDFKLIQNLMPERPWCQYNRYKEASYPVLAAMNVMHMKGQLTPQQAIFMASEKPGVELFDLRNDPYELSNLADEPQYAAVRADLLAELNTWRTDVIDDQGVSAEFRAVGVFPDSNPEPTVDDWVLKNSKNYDFNKHGWPAWYPTRTLADWEKAVTDWEPYVFREKDEAVQRPDTVQVTKKPKRKAK, encoded by the coding sequence ATGAATCCCTTCCTATCGATGTTGAATCAAATGAACAATCCGCGACGTATCAGCGATGGACTTGGGATCATTTTCATTGGTCTGTTGTTTGCATCATGCTGCGGTGATGCTTGTGCCGTCGCTGAGGACGCAGGCGATACGATTGGATCGAAGCCGAATGTGCTGTGGATCATGATTGAAGACTGGTCGCCCGATCTGTCCTGTTATGGCACCAAGGGAATTGACACGCCGCATGTGGATCAACTTGCATCGCAAGGAATTCGCTATGAATCGGCATTCACCACATCACCGGTTTGTTCGACTTCGCGATCAGCGATGATGACGGGGTTCCATCAAAACTACATTCGTGCCAACCAGCATCGCGAATACGACAAGCAACCTCTGCCGCATGGCATAAAGCCGATCCCGCACTTGTTTCAAGAGGCCGGCTATTTTACGGCTCTGATGAGCAATAAGACTGACTGTAATTTTACGCCGAACACGAAATCGGAACTATTTATGGGCGAAGATTGGTCGGAACGGAAATCCGATCAGCCATTTTTTGCGCGCATCACGTTTGGCGGCACCCACCGGGCTTGGCATCGTGATCCTCAACGTCCCATCGCTATCGACGACGTTGAATTGCCACCGTATTACCCCGATACGCCTTTCGTTCGTCGCGATTGGGCCAATGGGCTGGAGCAAATGCAATTGGTCGATCGGGAAGTTGGCGCGTTGTTGAAACGACTCGATGACGAAGGACTTGCTGATAACACGTTGGTCTTCTTTCTTGGCGATCATGGCCGCTGTCACATCCGTGGCAAGCAGTTTCTTTACGACGGTGGCATTCGCATTCCCTTGATCATGCGTTGGCCGGGTAAGGTCGATGCTGGGCAAGTCAGCAATGATCTTGTGATGTCGATCGATGTCTGTGCCACGATTTTAGAAGCCGCCGGCATCGAGGCACCCATGCCATTGCACGGCAAAAGTTTGTTTAGCGACGAAGTAAAGAACCGAAAGTATGTGTTCGCAGCTCGGGACAAGATGGATGAAACGCACGATTCGATGCGTGCCATTCGTTCTCATGATTTCAAGTTGATCCAGAACCTGATGCCCGAGCGTCCTTGGTGCCAATACAACCGTTACAAAGAAGCTTCCTATCCGGTGCTTGCGGCGATGAATGTGATGCACATGAAGGGTCAGTTGACGCCCCAGCAGGCTATCTTCATGGCGTCTGAAAAACCTGGGGTGGAACTGTTCGATCTAAGGAACGATCCATACGAGCTAAGTAATTTGGCGGACGAACCTCAGTATGCTGCAGTAAGGGCGGATTTATTGGCCGAACTGAATACTTGGCGAACCGACGTGATTGACGACCAAGGTGTCAGTGCCGAGTTTCGAGCGGTAGGTGTCTTTCCGGATTCCAATCCGGAACCGACCGTCGATGACTGGGTATTGAAGAACAGCAAGAATTACGATTTCAACAAACACGGTTGGCCAGCCTGGTATCCCACGCGAACATTAGCCGATTGGGAAAAGGCCGTCACGGATTGGGAGCCATATGTGTTTCGAGAAAAGGATGAAGCAGTTCAGCGGCCCGATACGGTGCAGGTGACCAAGAAGCCGAAACGGAAGGCCAAGTAA
- a CDS encoding sulfatase-like hydrolase/transferase: MKHLLTVFAILFLSISVNADDRPNIVLIMADDISWEAFGCYGAEEYETPNLDSLAGKGVRFSHCYSTPICTPSRVMLMTGKYSFRNYTHFGYLNPAEKTFGNLMQDAGYRTAIAGKWQLNGLYNRLPGHDDRARPNTAGFDEYCLWQLTRLKDNLSERFWSPPIEQNGEFISAEQNVGKYGPDIFCDFICDFMGKDQGKPFFAYYPMVLVHNPFVPTPDTIGDAPRTQVANKSGKKQKANLQAMVNYMDKIVGRIVARTEELGIAEKTLILFTADNGTNSQITSQWNGKSIKGGKGTMTDMGTHVPLIAYQKGRTPAGRVLDDLVDFTDIYPTLAGAAGVAMGDDDPTDGRSFLPQLHGELGDPRDWVLCHYQPYWGMKSPGQFARTANYKLYRDGRFYEPAVDLKEVNDLSKDLGQDQRAKVRRQLKTLLDTAPPAPTIPGEKDTKDRPVYPTWRKIGSAD; encoded by the coding sequence ATGAAACATCTGCTCACAGTCTTTGCGATTCTCTTTTTAAGTATTTCAGTCAATGCTGACGACCGCCCAAACATTGTCCTGATCATGGCGGACGACATCAGTTGGGAGGCCTTTGGGTGCTACGGCGCTGAAGAATACGAGACTCCGAATCTGGATTCACTGGCCGGCAAAGGTGTTCGTTTTTCGCATTGCTATTCGACGCCCATTTGCACGCCGTCACGTGTCATGCTGATGACTGGGAAATATAGCTTTCGCAATTACACGCATTTTGGCTACTTGAATCCGGCGGAGAAAACGTTCGGAAATCTCATGCAGGACGCGGGATACAGAACCGCCATCGCGGGAAAATGGCAATTAAACGGGCTCTACAACCGTTTGCCCGGTCACGATGATCGTGCGCGTCCGAACACAGCAGGGTTCGATGAATACTGTCTGTGGCAGTTGACTCGGCTCAAAGACAATTTGAGTGAACGCTTCTGGAGTCCGCCAATCGAACAAAACGGGGAATTCATTTCAGCCGAACAGAATGTCGGTAAATACGGGCCCGACATCTTCTGTGATTTCATTTGCGACTTTATGGGAAAGGATCAGGGCAAACCATTCTTTGCTTACTATCCCATGGTACTCGTTCACAACCCGTTCGTGCCGACGCCGGATACCATCGGTGATGCTCCTCGCACCCAGGTCGCAAATAAAAGTGGCAAAAAACAAAAAGCCAATTTGCAGGCGATGGTCAATTACATGGATAAGATTGTTGGCCGCATCGTTGCGCGAACCGAAGAGCTGGGGATCGCTGAAAAAACGTTGATCCTATTTACTGCTGATAATGGCACGAATAGCCAAATCACTTCGCAGTGGAATGGGAAATCCATCAAGGGCGGCAAAGGAACGATGACGGATATGGGAACGCACGTTCCACTGATTGCCTATCAAAAAGGGCGTACTCCGGCCGGTCGCGTGCTGGATGACCTTGTCGATTTCACGGACATCTATCCAACGCTTGCCGGAGCGGCCGGCGTAGCAATGGGTGATGATGATCCCACCGACGGTCGCAGCTTCTTGCCGCAACTTCACGGCGAGCTTGGTGATCCACGGGACTGGGTTCTGTGTCACTATCAGCCGTACTGGGGCATGAAGTCACCGGGGCAATTTGCGAGAACTGCAAATTACAAGCTCTATCGTGATGGTCGCTTCTACGAGCCCGCTGTCGACCTGAAAGAAGTCAACGACTTGTCAAAGGATCTAGGACAGGATCAACGAGCCAAAGTTCGTCGCCAGCTAAAGACGTTGCTCGATACTGCACCGCCCGCACCAACGATTCCTGGCGAAAAGGACACCAAGGATAGGCCTGTCTATCCGACCTGGCGAAAGATAGGTTCGGCCGATTGA
- a CDS encoding alkaline phosphatase D family protein — MHLTLRSILLPGFLIALAVVAGAKEPITEGEQSAVMKDLDPYLINALYGTDAKGETGRFGAEGGMADLLSEPEFVALVQKHDLKLFSGPVLGDIRPTSAKFWVRTAGEATVQISIGDLTSQAIQTTATDDFTAVMAVEGLQPFTTYSYSVLVDGKAIQRKAFTFKTSPESGQRVAFDVAFGSGARYVPVNEYAWRNMAASQPLAYLGLGDNVYIDVMNRRGAQRLFYYRRYLSPAWSELVSSVGTYAVWDDHDMAMNDSSGGAGLKAPWKMPNLNVFKQNWNNPQYGGGDSVPGTWHSFSLGDVDFFMTDGRFYREKKDKTMLGPDQKKWLLEGLAASKAKFKVLASGTMWSDGADKDGKDSWAGSWARSERDEILDLINDKKIDGVILISGDRHRSDIWKTDRPRGYPLYEFVSAKVTNQHTHETFENAEWSYNKGNFWGQLSFDLRPDDPVMTFKCIDISGKIVKDFPLKLSQLSHK, encoded by the coding sequence ATGCACTTAACACTTCGATCAATCTTATTGCCCGGTTTCCTTATCGCTTTGGCGGTTGTTGCGGGTGCTAAAGAGCCGATCACCGAAGGCGAGCAGTCTGCGGTGATGAAAGATTTAGATCCGTATCTGATCAATGCCTTGTATGGCACTGATGCCAAGGGGGAAACCGGCCGCTTTGGCGCCGAGGGCGGGATGGCGGACCTGCTGAGCGAACCAGAGTTTGTTGCGTTGGTCCAGAAGCACGACTTAAAGTTGTTTAGCGGCCCCGTTCTGGGTGACATTCGTCCTACTTCTGCAAAGTTCTGGGTACGCACGGCAGGTGAAGCGACCGTGCAAATCAGCATTGGCGATTTGACTTCGCAAGCGATCCAGACCACTGCGACCGACGATTTTACGGCTGTCATGGCAGTTGAGGGACTGCAGCCGTTCACGACCTATTCTTATTCGGTGCTGGTCGATGGAAAAGCGATTCAGCGTAAAGCTTTTACGTTCAAGACATCGCCGGAGTCAGGTCAACGAGTCGCATTCGATGTGGCCTTTGGTTCGGGCGCTCGGTACGTGCCTGTTAACGAGTATGCTTGGCGCAACATGGCGGCGTCGCAGCCACTTGCCTATCTGGGGCTTGGCGACAATGTTTACATCGACGTCATGAATCGGCGCGGAGCCCAGCGATTGTTCTATTACCGGCGGTATCTCAGTCCGGCGTGGAGCGAATTAGTCAGCAGCGTTGGGACGTATGCGGTTTGGGATGACCACGACATGGCGATGAATGATTCGTCAGGCGGCGCAGGGCTGAAAGCGCCTTGGAAAATGCCAAATTTGAATGTGTTCAAGCAGAATTGGAATAATCCTCAATACGGCGGCGGAGATTCGGTGCCTGGTACTTGGCATTCGTTCTCGCTCGGCGATGTCGACTTCTTTATGACCGACGGTCGTTTTTATCGCGAGAAAAAAGACAAAACCATGCTGGGGCCAGACCAGAAGAAGTGGCTGTTGGAGGGATTGGCTGCCTCGAAAGCCAAGTTCAAAGTGCTTGCATCGGGAACCATGTGGTCCGATGGCGCGGATAAAGACGGCAAAGATTCTTGGGCCGGCAGCTGGGCGCGCAGCGAACGTGACGAAATTCTTGATCTGATCAATGACAAGAAGATAGACGGTGTAATTTTGATCTCAGGTGATCGCCATCGATCCGACATTTGGAAAACGGATCGACCACGCGGATACCCACTATACGAATTCGTTTCGGCAAAGGTCACAAACCAGCACACTCACGAAACTTTTGAGAACGCGGAATGGTCTTACAACAAAGGTAACTTTTGGGGGCAGTTGAGTTTCGACTTGCGTCCGGACGATCCCGTGATGACCTTCAAGTGTATCGATATCAGTGGCAAGATCGTAAAGGATTTTCCGCTTAAGTTGAGCCAGTTAAGTCACAAATAG